TTTTTATTATTATCAGATAATTTATTCCCATAATCTTTCAATTGTTTTTCAGATTGGAAAATCTGATTGTCTGCAGCATTTAATTTTTCTATTTCTTTTTTTACTTTTTCATCTTTTTGAGCATTTTCTTTTGCTTCTTTTTTCATTTTTTCTATTTCTTCTTGATTTAATCCTGAAGAGGTTTCAATACGTATAGATTGTTCTTTTCCTGTTCCTTTATCTTTTGCAGAAACATTAAGGATTCCATTAGCATCTATATCAAAAGTTACCTCAATTTGAGGAATTCCTCTAGGTGCAGGAGGGATATCTACTAAATCAAATCTTCCTATTTCTTTATTATCATTGAACATAGGTCTTTCACCTTGTCCTACACGTATAGTTACTGCTGATTGATTATCAGACGCTGTAGAAAAAACTTCTGATTTTTTAGTGGGAATTGTTGTATTAGACTCAATAAGTTTAGTGAAAACCCCTCCTAAAGTTTCAATTCCTAAAGATAAAGGAGTTACATCTAATAATAATACATTTTGTACATCCCCTGTCAATACTCCTCCTTGTATAGCTGCTCCAATAGCGACAACTTCATCTGGGTTCACCCCTTTAGACGGTTTTTTACCAAAAAATTTTTCAACTTCTTCTTGTACTTTCGGAATACGTGTGGATCCACCTACTAAAATTATTTCGTCTATATTTTGAGTTATTAAATTTGCATCTTTTAATGCTTTAGAACAAGGATTAATAGAACGTTGTATTAACTTTTCTGATAATTGTTCAAATTTGGAACGAGTTAAGGTTAAAACCAAATGTTTAGGTCCTGATTCCGTAGCTGTAATATAAGGAAGATTTATTTCTGTTTGATTTGAAGAAGATAGCTCTATTTTAGCTTTTTCAGACGCTTCCTTTAAACGTTGTAAAGCCATAGGATCTTTTCTCAAATCTAATCCTTCTTTAGATTTAAACTTATCTGCTAAATGATTAATGATAACTTGATCAAAATCATCTCCCCCTAAATGAGTGTCGCCATTAGTAGATAAAACTTCAAAAACTCCATCTCCTAATTCTAGGATAGAAACATCAAAAGTCCCTCCTCCTAAATCATAAACTACAATTTTTTTATTTTGGTTACTTTTATCTAATCCATAAGCTAAAGCAGCTGCTGTCGGTTCATTTATAATTCTTTCCACTTTTAATCCTGCTATTTCTCCAGCTTCTTTAGTAGCTTGTCTTTGTGCATCATTAAAATAAGCCGGGACAGTAATCACAGCTCTACTAACTTCTTTTCCCAGATAATCTTCAGCCGTTTTTTTCATTTTTTGTAAAATCATTGCTGATATTTCTTGAGGAGCATATAATCTTTTTTCTATACCAACTCTAGGTGTGTTGTTTCCTCCTTTTATAACTTTATAAGGAATATGTTTCAATTCTTCAGTAACTTCTGAATACATTCTTCCCATAAACCTTTTTATTGAAAAAATGGTTTTTTGTGGATTAGTAACCGCTTGTCTTTTAGCAGGGTCTCCTATTTTTCTCTCTCCTCCTTCTACAAAAGCTACTATAGATGGAGTTGTTCTTTTTCCTTCTGAATTAGGGATTACAACAGGGTCATTAATTTCCATAACTGCTACACAAGAATTTGTTGTTCCTAAATCTATACCTATAATTTTACTCATTTTTATTACGTTTTTTCATATATTAATTTCATTCAATAAGCACTCCAATCATTATGCCATAATGAAAATAAAACCTTTATAAATAAGAGAAGAGGAAATATGACAATAAAAAGCTTTTGTGAAAAAAGTTTTTTATGACAAAAAGTCATTCATTAAAATTTCTTATATTGATAAAATAAAATAAAAATATGGATTTATTGAGTTTAAAAACTGCTTCGATTAAGGAAAATGCGGTTATCAAGTCTTGGATTATAATAGACGCAAAGAATCAAATTTTAGGAAGATTATCTACAAAAATTGTACACATTATAATGGGAAAACATAAACCTTTTTTTTCTACACATGTTAATTGTGGAGATCATGTTATTGTTATCAATTCAAATAAAATAAAACTGACCGGAAAGAAATGGAATAATAAGAAATATATTTATCATACTGGTTATCCAGGTGGAAGAAAGACGATTTCTATTCAAAATTTATTCGATAAAGATTCTAGAAATATAATATATAAATCAGTAAAAGGAATGTTGCCTAAAAATCGTTTAGGACGATTAATATTTAAAAATTTACATGTATATCCAAAATCTGAACACAAACATAAAGCTCAAAAACCCATTTTATTGAAATTTGAAAAATTATGATACATACTATAGGAAGAAGAAAAAGGTCTCTTGCACGTATCTATTTAAAAATAGGAAATGGATTAGTTACTGTGAATTCTAAAAAATTGGATCAATATTTTCCAGAATATCTTCATAAAAAAATATTATACCCTATTGAGATAGTGGAAAAATTGAATCAATTTGATATAGATGTGAAAGTTTTTGGTGGAGGGTATAGTGGGCAAGCAGAAGCGATACGTCTTGCTATATCTCGTGCTCTTTGTGAATTTGATGTAAAGAACAGAAGTAAATTAAAATCGGAAGGATTATTAACACGTGATTCTAGAGAGGTAGAAAGAAAAAAATTTGGTCAAAAAAAAGCTAGAAAAAAGTATCAATTTTCAAAACGTTAAAAACTAATATTAATATATAAATGAAAATCAATACTGAAGATTTATTGAAAGCTGGCGTTCATTTTGGACACATTGCGAGAAAATGGAACCCGAATATGCGTCCTTTTATTTTTATGAAAAAAGGGGGAATTCATATTATAGATTTAGCAAAAACAATTTCAAAATTGGAGGGAGCTTGTAATGGTTTAAAAAAAATAGCAAAAAATGGAAAAAAAATATTATTAGTTGGAACAAAAGCTCAAGCTAGAGAGAAGGTTATTCATTATGCAAAAAGCATTAATATGCCTTGTATAACAGAAAGATGGTTAGGGGGATTACTCACAAATTTCACAACGATTCGTAAATCTGTAAAAAAAATGAATAATATAGAAAAAATGAAAAAAAATGGAACCTTCGATACTTTATCTAAAAAAGAAAGATTATTAATTGATCGATTATATGCAAAACTATATAAAAATTTAGGAAGTATTTCTAATATGAATCATATACCAGGTGGTATTTTTTTAGTGGATCCAAATAAAGAAAAAATAGCCTTAACTGAAGCCAAAAAATTAAAAATACCTATTTTTGCCATGGTGGATACTAATACAAACCCTAATGATGTTCAATATCCTATCCCATCTAATGATGATTCTTCTAAATCTATAGATATTATTTTGAAATTTGTGTCAGAGGCAATTCAACATGGAGTTTCTATTAAAAATGAACGTGAAAATAAAAACACGGTAAACAGAAAATCATGAAAATTTCTATACAGATAGTTAACAAACTTAGAAAGTTAACAGGCATTGGAATTATGGATTGCAAAAAAGCATTAATTCAATCTAATGGAGATATTGATAATGCTGTACATATTTTAAGAAAAAAAGGAGAGAAAATAGCAGTCGATCATTTTTTTCATCATATGAAAGATGGAGCACTTATTTCCTCGGTTCATTCCGATTATTCTTATGGAACAATCATAGGAATTAGTTGTGAAACTGATTTTTTATCTAAGAGTACTGAATTTTTAAATTTTTTATCCATACTTTCAAAACAATCATTATTATTCAATACTAAAGTTGATTTTTTACGTAGTTCATATAATGAATACGAAAGTATTCAAAAAATGATAATAAATAAGATGGGAGTTGTAGGAGAAAAATTAGAGTTAAAAATTTTTGAAAAAGTAGATTCTTCATTTGTAATGAATTACACTCATAATACTAATAAAATAGCTACATTAGTAGGATTTTCCAATAGAGTAAATAATCTATCTATAGCTAAAGATATAGCAATGCATATAGCTGCTATGAATCCTATAGCTATTAATGAGAAACAAATTCCAAGTTCATTGATGAATAAAGAACTTGACATTATTAAATGTCAAGTTCAAAAAGAAAATAAATCTGATTTCATAAAAAATAGAATAATTGAAGGAAAAATTCAAAAATTTATATTAGAGAATACTCTGATAAATCAAAAATTTGTAAAAGATAATAAAATAACTGTTCGAGAATATTTAGAAAAATATGATAAAAATTTAAAAATTGATCTTTTTAAAAGAGTTAGCATTTAATAGATGAAAAAACTAATGTTAATTATTTTGGATGGTTGGGGACTCTCTTCTTATCGATATTCTTCTGCAATAGAACAAGCTTATACTCCATTTATTGATTATTGTTCCAATAATTATCCTTTTAGTAAGTTGATAGCATCAGGATGTGATGTTGGATTACCTAAAGGACAAATGGGAAACTCAGAAGTGGGTCATATTAATTTGGGATCTGGGCGTAAGATTCTTCAAAGTTTAGAAGAGATTAATATCTCTATAAAAAATAATTCATTTTTAAAAAAAATAGATGTTTTTTTTAATAAAATTTCTATTTCAAAAAATAGAATTCATTTTATTGGATTATTATCTGATGGAGGGGTTCATTCACATATGGATCATCTTTTTTATTTACTTAAAATAGCTCATCAAAAAAAAATTAGAGATGTTTTTATACATATTTTTACAGATGGGCGAGATTCTTCTCCCAAGAAGAGCATTTTTTATATTCAACAACTTTTAAATGTAACTAAACAGTATGTTGGAAAATTATCTTCAGTTATTGGAAGATATTATTCAATGGATCGCGATAATAAGTGGGAAAGAACTAAAAAAGCATATGATGCAATGGTTTATTCAAAGGGGATTTACACTGGAAATATCATTTCATCTATAGAAAAATTTTATAATAATGGAATTACAGACGAATTTTTATCCCCTTTAATTATTATTGACAAAAATGGAATTCCTATTTCTAGAATCAAAGATGGAGATGTTGTTTTTTGTTTTAATTTCCGTCCTGATCGTTCTAGGCAAATTACAGAACTTTTAACAGGAAACAATGCTATTTTTTCAGAAATGAAAAAATTAGATTTATCTTATTACATAACTATGACTTGTTTTAATCCGAAATATCGGGGGATCCATGTCCTTTTTGAAAAAAAATATCTATCAGATACTTTGGGGGAGGTTTTAGAAAAAGAAGGAAAACAACAAATACGTATAGCTGAAACAGAAAAATATCCGCATGTTACTTTTTTTTTCTCAGGGGGAAGAGAAGCTCCTTTTGATCGAGAAATAAGAATTTTATGTCAATCTCCTAAAGTCTCTACTTATGATTTAAAACCTGAAATGAGTGCAGAAAATATTGTAAAAAAAATTGTCCCTGAGTTAAAAAGAAAACAATCAGATTTTATTTGTTTAAATTTTGCAAATCCAGATATGGTGGGGCATACTGGTAAAATGGAGGAAACAATAAAGGCGTGTGAATTTGTTGATAAATGTGTAAAATTTTGTTCTGAAGAAGCTATAAAAAATTCTTACACAGTTATTATAGTAGGAGATCATGGAAATGCAGACTATATGATAAATTCCGATGGAACTCCTCATACAGCTCACACTACATCTTTAGTTCCTTTTATTCTTTTAGATAAAAATATAAAAAAACAAAATATTTCTTTAAAAAAAGAAGGGATTTTATCAGATGTAGCTCCTACTATTTTACAATTAATGAAATTACCTATTCCTAAAATTATGAGTGGAACTTCTATGATTAAAAAATACTAATAAAATAATTGCATTTTGATACAGTTAAAAACTATCGAAGATATAATTTTAATAAAAAAAAGCGCTTTTCTAGCTTCTAAAACATTAGGAATGTTAGCTAAAGAAATTAAGCCAGGGATTAATACTCTTTATTTAGATAAACTGGCAGAAAATTTTATTCGTAATCATGGTGGGACACCAGCTTTTTTGGGTTTATATAATTTTCCAAATACTTTATGTGCTTCTCCAAATCATCAAGTGGTACATGGAATTCCTAATGAAAATCTTTTATGTGAAGGCGACATATTATCTATAGATTGCGGAGTTTATATGAATGGATTTTATGGAGAACATGCTTATACTTTTGAGGTTGGAAAAGTTTCTTATCATACAAAAAAGTTTTTAGATTGTTCTAAGAAATCTCTTTATATTGGAATATCTAATTGTAAATATGGAAATTGTATTGGAGATATAGGTTATTCTATTCAATCCTTTATTGAAAAAAGTGGTTATAATATTGTAAAAGATCTTGTGGGACATGGATTGGGAAAAAATATGCATGAAGATCCCAAAATTCCAAATTTCGGGAAGAAAGGAAAAGGTCTTAAATTGAAAGAAGGATTAGTTCTTTCTATAGAACCCATGGTCAATATTGGTTCATCTAAAATTATTTTTCATAAAGATGGATGGACAATTACTACTTTAGATAATAAAATTTCAGCTCATTATGAACATAATGTTGCTATTGTGGATGGATTCCCTTGTTTACTTTCAACTTACCGTTATATTTACAAAGAACTTAATATTAAATCTTTAGAAGAAAATCCTTTCCAAAATCAAAAAATTAGGATTGATAATTTTTAGCATAAATTATTTTTTTTGATTATTAAATCATTAAGTTTTGTAATTTATTGTGAAATAATATAATTTGCATTTTAAATATAGGATATATGCCTACTATACAGCAGTTAATTAGAAAAGGACGGGTTTCTGTCTCTAAAAAACGGAAATCTGTAGCTTTAGAATTTTGTCCTCAAAAAAGAGGAGTTTGTACCAGAGTTTATACTACAACACCAAAAAAACCTAACTCGGCTATGCGAAAAGTAGCTCGTGTTCGTTTTACAAATGGAAGAGAAGTAATTAGTTATATTACAGGAGAAGGACATAATCTTCAAGAACATTCTATCGTATTAGTTAAAGGAGGGAGAGTTAAGGATTTACCAGGTGTAAAATATAAAATAGTACGGGGGGCTAGAGATACAGCTGGAGTTAATGGAAGAAAAAAAAGCAGAAGTAAGTATGGAGCTAAAGTAGTTAAAAAAGATTAAACGATCAATGAGAAAAGTTAAAAAAAAGAAAAAGTCTATTTTCCAGATCCTAAATTTAGTGATCCTCTGGTAACACGTTTTGTGAATCATATCATGAAGAATGGAAAAAAAAATACAGCTTATAATATATTTTATAATGCCATGAATAAAATAGATATCATAAAAGAAAAAGAGGAAAAATCTGCATTAGAAATATGGAAAGAAGGATTAAAAAATGTAACGCCTCATGTAGAAGTTAGAAGTCGTAGGATGGGGGGGTCTAATATTCAAATACCGGCTCCTATTTCTTCTAATAGTAAAATAACAAAAGCAATGAAATTGTTAATATCTTGTGCTTCTATTAGAACTGAAAAAACGATGGCGAATAAATTGGCATATGAAATATGGGACGCCTTTCAAGTGCAAGGTGAAGCTGTAAAAAGAAAAGAAAATATTCATAAAATGGCCGAAGCAAATAAAGCCTTTTCGCATTTTAGATTTTAATTTTTATGGCAAAAGATTTAAAATATACTAGAAATATAGGAATAGCGGCACATATTGATGCAGGAAAGACTACTACTACGGAAAGAATTTTGTTTTATACAGGTATTAATCACAAAATAGGTGAAGTTCATGATGGGGCTGCGACTATGGATTGGATGCTGCAAGAACAAGAACGTGGAATAACTATAACTTCCGCCGCTACATGTTGTGAATGGATGTATAATAAAGAAAAATATCAGATTAATATTATAGACACTCCAGGACATGTAGATTTTACTGTAGAAGTAGAAAGATCTATGAGAGTATTGGATGGAATGGTTGTTTTATTTAGTGCAGTAGATGGAGTAGAACCTCAGTCAGAGACTGTATGGAGACAAGCTGATAAATATTCTATTCCTAGAATAGCTTTTGTAAATAAAATGGATCGGCAAGGGGCCGATTTTTTTAATGTTTGTTCTCAAATACGTAAAAATTTAGGATCCCATCCAGTTCCTTTACAAATTCCTATTGGAATTGGAGACAATTTTAGAGGGGTCATAGATTTGATAGCTAATCAAGCTATTATATGGGACGAAAAAAATTATGGAATGACATATCAAAGAGTTCCTATTCCAGATAATATGAAAAATTTGGTTTATGATTATCAAAATCAACTTCTTGAAACGTTATCTGAACATGATGATAAAATAATGGAACAATTTTTATATGGAGATGAAAATTATTCTTCTATATCACAAGAGGATATTATTTTTTCCTTACGGGAAAATACTATAAAAATGAAAATAATTCCTATTTTATGTGGTTCTTCTTTCAAAAATAAAGGAGTTCAAGCTATATTAGATGCTATATGTAAGTATTTACCTTCTCCTCTTGATGTTAAAGATGTTGTGGGAATCAATCCTATTAATCAAAAAAAAGAAAAAAGAAAACCTAATGAAAATGAACCTTTTTCTGCTTTGGCTTTTAAAATTGCAAGTGATCCTTTTGTTGGTAGATTGGCTTTTTTCAGAGTTTATTCTGGAAAAATAGAATCAGGTTCTTATAGTTTTAATGCTAGATCAGGAAATAAGGAACGTATTTCTAGAATATATCAAATGCATGCAAATAAACAAAATCCAGTAAATAAAATTGGAGCAGGAGATATAGCAGCTGTAGTAGGTTTTAAAGATATTAAAACAGGTGATACTTTATGTGATGAAAAATATCCCATTTTGTTGGAACAAATTTTATTTCCTGAACCCGTAATTGGTTTGGCTATTGAACCTAAATATAAGTCGGATATAGATAAAATGAGTTTAGCTTTATCAAAATTAATGGAAGAAGATCCGACCTTTCAAGTAAGAACAGACACTTATACAGGTCAAACTATCATTTCCGGAATGGGAGAGCTTCATTTAGAAGTAATCGTAGATAGAATGAAACGAGAATTTAAAGTTGAAGTTAATCAGGGAAAACCTCAAGTGGAATACAAAGAAGCTTTAACGAATTTAGTAGAACATCGAGAAATTTATAAAAAACAGACAGGAGGTAAAGGTAAATATGCGGATATATTATTTAGATTAGAACCCGGAAATATAGGAAAATCTGGTTTAATTTTTATTAATAAAATCAAAGGAGGAAATATACCTAAAGAATATATACCTTCTATAGAAAAAGGATTTAGAGAAATGATGAAAAATGGACCTTTATCTGGATATGAAATAGATAGTGCTAAAGTAACCATATTAGACGGTTCTTACCATTCTGTTGATTCTGATCAATTATCTTTTGAATTAGCAGGAAAATTAGGATTTAGAGAAGCAGCTAAAAAAGCGAAACCCGTTTTATTAGAACCAATTATGAAATTAGAAGTTCTGATTCCAGAAGAAAATATGGGAGATATAATAGGGGATTTGAATCGTAGAAGAGGAATAGTACAAAACATGAATAGTAAAAATAATATAAAAGTAATTCAAGCTTTAGTCCCATTATCTGAGATGTTTGGATATGTTACTGTATTACGAACTCTTTCTTCTGGTAGAGGAACTTCTGTTATGGAATTTTCTCATTATGATACAGTTCCCGAAAATGTAATAGAAAATATAATTATAGAAAATAAAAACCGAAATAATAGTAGAAAAAACTGATATACTATGGGTCATAATATAAAAATTAAATTGAAATCTTATGATTACAATTTGTTAGACAAATCAGCAGAAAGAATTGTAAATTCTGTTCTTCCTACAGGAGTTGTATTAAATGGACCGGTCCCTTTACCTACTGAAAAAAAAATATTTACGGTATTACGTTCTCCTCATGCAAATAAGAAATCGAGAGAACAATTTTTTCTTCCCACTCATAAAAGACTTTTACAAATTCATAACGCTTCATCTAAAACAGTAGATGCATTAATGAAATTAGAATTGCCCAGTGGAGTGGAAGCAGAAATAAAAGTATAAAATATGATTGGACTAATAGGTAAAAATATAGGAATGACTAACATATTTCTAGTCAATGGAGAAAATGTTCCATGTACGGTTGTAAAAGTAGACCCTTGTTATATTGTTCAGATAAAAACAAAAGAAAATGATGGTTATTCTTCGATTCAATTAGGGGTAGATGATCAAAAAATTGGGAAAATGAATAAATCTTTATTGGGTCATTTTAAAAAAGCAGGATTATCTCCTAAAAAAAAACTGTTAGAATTTAAAATGAATAAAGTGTCTGATTTTATTTTGGGAAATTCAGTTTCTATTGATATTTTCCAAGAAGGAGAATTGGTGAATATAAAAGGAATTTCTAAAGGAAAAGGGTTTCAGGGTGTAGTCAAAAGACATAATTTTTCAGGAGTAGGAGAAAGGACTCATGGTCAACACAATCGTTTAAGAGCTCCAGGATCAATAGGTGCTGGATCTGATCCGTCACGTGTTTTTAAAGGAAAAAAAATGGCTGGAAAAATGGGAAAAAAAAGTGTAACTATAAAAAATTTAAAAGTATTGAAAATAGATCCTGGTCATAATATCATAATTTTAAGAGGTTCAGTTCCAGGAAATAAAAATTCATATTTAATGATTCAAAAAAAAGAATGGAATTAAAAATTTTAGATGCAAAAGGAAATTATACTAATAAAAAAATAGAATTTAACGATAATATTTTTTTTAAAAAATCCTATGATCATCCTTTATATTTAGAAATCAAAAGATTTCTATCAGCACAACGTCAAGGGACACATAAATCTAAAGAAAGAGGTGAATTATCTGGAAGTACTAAAAAATTGCATAGACAAAAAGGGACTGGAGGTTCTAGAAAAGGCGATATAAAAAATCCTATTTTCAGAGGGGGGGGGAGAGTTTTTGGTCCTAAACCAAGAAAATACTTTATAAAAGTCAATAAACATACTAAAAATATAGTTAGAAAATTTCTTATAGAACAAAAATTAGTACATCATAAAGTTATGATTATAGAAGATTTAAAATTAAATGCTCCAAAAACCAAGTTTATTTTAAATTTATTGAAATCTTTACGATTAGAAAATAAAAAATCATTAATGATAATTGGAAGAAAAAATATAAATTTATATTTGTCTTCTAGAAATTTAAAAAATTTTAAATTATTAAGTGTAAACGAATTAAGTTGTTTTTCACTGATAAATTTTCCATACATTATTTTTTCTGAAAATTCTATAAATAGAATTTATCAGTTTTTATCGATATAAATATGTTTTTAATAAAACCTTTTATCACAGATAAATCTTATAAAGGAGAAAAATATAATTGTTATATTTTTTCTGTGAACAGTAATTATAATAAGATTAAAATTAAAAAAGAGATAAATAAATTATTTGGATTTTCTGTAAAAAATATTAGAACAATGATTTATCCTAGAAAGGATAAATCGAAATATACTAAAAAAGGATTTATTTATGGAAAAACTAATAAGTTTAAGAAAATTATTGTTCAATTTTACGAAAATCAAAAAATTGATGTTTTCAATAAAAAAGAAATTTAATGTCTATAAAAAAATTAAAACCTATAACACCAGGTCAACGCTTTAAAATTACGAACTGTTTTGATCAACTTACAAAGTATCGTTGTGAAAAAACTTTAATAAAAGGAATGTCCAAATCTGGAGGAAGAAATAATATGGGTCGTATGACTATGCGTTATTTTGGAGGGGGACATAAAAAAAAATATCGAATAATAGATTTTAAAAGAAAAAAATTTGGGATTCCTGCTATTATAAAATCTATAGAATATGATCCTAATCGCTCTTCTTTTATTTCTTTACTTCATTATGAGGATGGAGAAAAAAGGTATATTCTAACAATAGAAGGTTTTAAAGTAGGACAAAAAGTTATTTCTGGAAAAAATATACCTTTTAATATAGGAAATTCTACTTTTTTAAGTGATATTCCTTTAGGAACTAATATTTCTTGTATAGAAATGAAGCCAGGACAAGGGGCAAAAATAGCAAGAAGTGCAGGTTCTTTTGCTCAATTATTTGCAAAAGATAAAAAATATGCAACAATTAAGCTTCCTTCTGGCGAAGTTAGAATGATAATGATTACTTGTATGGCTACAATTGGGATTGTTTCTAATCCGGATCATCAGTTAGAAACATATGGAAAAGCTGGTAAAAAAAGACATCTAGGAAGAAGACCTAGAACAAGAGGTGTTGCTATGAATCCTGTAGATCACCCAATGGGGGGAGGAGAAGGGAAAGCTTCTGGAGGAATACCTAGAAATAGAAAAGGAAAATCTGCTAAAGGATTTAGAACTCGTTCTAGAAAACGATATTCTAACAAATATATTTTACAAAGAAGAAAAAAATAAAAACTTTATAAGTCATGGCAAGATCCTTAAAAAAGGGACCATATGTTTCTCAACAATTATACAAAAAAGTATTGAATAATATTAAATTAGATAAAAAAACTATAATTAAAACTTGGTCTAGACCTTCCACTATTTTACCTGATTTCGTTGGACAAACTTTTGCAGTTCATAATGGGAAACAATTTATTAATGTATATGTAACAGAAAATATGATTGGCCATAAACTTGGTGAGTTTTCTCCTACTCGTACATTTAGAGGACATGCTGGATCTAAAAATAAATTGAAAATAAAAAATTAGGAGAATATGAAAGAAGAGACCAATATCGCTTCAGCTTCTTTAAATGGAGTAAGAAGTTCTCCTAGAAAAATGAGGCTAATAGCAAATTTAATTCGAAATAAAGAAATCTTTCAAGCTTTAGATTTATTATCTTACAGCAAAAAAAGAAGAATTTCTTTTATGTTTAAGACACTTCTTCTTTCTTTATTATCTAACTGGAAAAAAAAGTATAATCAATCTTATTCTGAAAAAATAAAATCTCTATATATAAA
This DNA window, taken from Blattabacterium sp. (Nauphoeta cinerea), encodes the following:
- the rplM gene encoding 50S ribosomal protein L13; translation: MDLLSLKTASIKENAVIKSWIIIDAKNQILGRLSTKIVHIIMGKHKPFFSTHVNCGDHVIVINSNKIKLTGKKWNNKKYIYHTGYPGGRKTISIQNLFDKDSRNIIYKSVKGMLPKNRLGRLIFKNLHVYPKSEHKHKAQKPILLKFEKL
- the rpsI gene encoding 30S ribosomal protein S9, whose protein sequence is MIHTIGRRKRSLARIYLKIGNGLVTVNSKKLDQYFPEYLHKKILYPIEIVEKLNQFDIDVKVFGGGYSGQAEAIRLAISRALCEFDVKNRSKLKSEGLLTRDSREVERKKFGQKKARKKYQFSKR
- the rpsB gene encoding 30S ribosomal protein S2, whose amino-acid sequence is MKINTEDLLKAGVHFGHIARKWNPNMRPFIFMKKGGIHIIDLAKTISKLEGACNGLKKIAKNGKKILLVGTKAQAREKVIHYAKSINMPCITERWLGGLLTNFTTIRKSVKKMNNIEKMKKNGTFDTLSKKERLLIDRLYAKLYKNLGSISNMNHIPGGIFLVDPNKEKIALTEAKKLKIPIFAMVDTNTNPNDVQYPIPSNDDSSKSIDIILKFVSEAIQHGVSIKNERENKNTVNRKS
- the tsf gene encoding translation elongation factor Ts, whose product is MKISIQIVNKLRKLTGIGIMDCKKALIQSNGDIDNAVHILRKKGEKIAVDHFFHHMKDGALISSVHSDYSYGTIIGISCETDFLSKSTEFLNFLSILSKQSLLFNTKVDFLRSSYNEYESIQKMIINKMGVVGEKLELKIFEKVDSSFVMNYTHNTNKIATLVGFSNRVNNLSIAKDIAMHIAAMNPIAINEKQIPSSLMNKELDIIKCQVQKENKSDFIKNRIIEGKIQKFILENTLINQKFVKDNKITVREYLEKYDKNLKIDLFKRVSI
- the gpmI gene encoding 2,3-bisphosphoglycerate-independent phosphoglycerate mutase, with translation MKKLMLIILDGWGLSSYRYSSAIEQAYTPFIDYCSNNYPFSKLIASGCDVGLPKGQMGNSEVGHINLGSGRKILQSLEEINISIKNNSFLKKIDVFFNKISISKNRIHFIGLLSDGGVHSHMDHLFYLLKIAHQKKIRDVFIHIFTDGRDSSPKKSIFYIQQLLNVTKQYVGKLSSVIGRYYSMDRDNKWERTKKAYDAMVYSKGIYTGNIISSIEKFYNNGITDEFLSPLIIIDKNGIPISRIKDGDVVFCFNFRPDRSRQITELLTGNNAIFSEMKKLDLSYYITMTCFNPKYRGIHVLFEKKYLSDTLGEVLEKEGKQQIRIAETEKYPHVTFFFSGGREAPFDREIRILCQSPKVSTYDLKPEMSAENIVKKIVPELKRKQSDFICLNFANPDMVGHTGKMEETIKACEFVDKCVKFCSEEAIKNSYTVIIVGDHGNADYMINSDGTPHTAHTTSLVPFILLDKNIKKQNISLKKEGILSDVAPTILQLMKLPIPKIMSGTSMIKKY
- the map gene encoding type I methionyl aminopeptidase — translated: MIQLKTIEDIILIKKSAFLASKTLGMLAKEIKPGINTLYLDKLAENFIRNHGGTPAFLGLYNFPNTLCASPNHQVVHGIPNENLLCEGDILSIDCGVYMNGFYGEHAYTFEVGKVSYHTKKFLDCSKKSLYIGISNCKYGNCIGDIGYSIQSFIEKSGYNIVKDLVGHGLGKNMHEDPKIPNFGKKGKGLKLKEGLVLSIEPMVNIGSSKIIFHKDGWTITTLDNKISAHYEHNVAIVDGFPCLLSTYRYIYKELNIKSLEENPFQNQKIRIDNF
- the rpsL gene encoding 30S ribosomal protein S12 translates to MPTIQQLIRKGRVSVSKKRKSVALEFCPQKRGVCTRVYTTTPKKPNSAMRKVARVRFTNGREVISYITGEGHNLQEHSIVLVKGGRVKDLPGVKYKIVRGARDTAGVNGRKKSRSKYGAKVVKKD
- the fusA gene encoding elongation factor G → MAKDLKYTRNIGIAAHIDAGKTTTTERILFYTGINHKIGEVHDGAATMDWMLQEQERGITITSAATCCEWMYNKEKYQINIIDTPGHVDFTVEVERSMRVLDGMVVLFSAVDGVEPQSETVWRQADKYSIPRIAFVNKMDRQGADFFNVCSQIRKNLGSHPVPLQIPIGIGDNFRGVIDLIANQAIIWDEKNYGMTYQRVPIPDNMKNLVYDYQNQLLETLSEHDDKIMEQFLYGDENYSSISQEDIIFSLRENTIKMKIIPILCGSSFKNKGVQAILDAICKYLPSPLDVKDVVGINPINQKKEKRKPNENEPFSALAFKIASDPFVGRLAFFRVYSGKIESGSYSFNARSGNKERISRIYQMHANKQNPVNKIGAGDIAAVVGFKDIKTGDTLCDEKYPILLEQILFPEPVIGLAIEPKYKSDIDKMSLALSKLMEEDPTFQVRTDTYTGQTIISGMGELHLEVIVDRMKREFKVEVNQGKPQVEYKEALTNLVEHREIYKKQTGGKGKYADILFRLEPGNIGKSGLIFINKIKGGNIPKEYIPSIEKGFREMMKNGPLSGYEIDSAKVTILDGSYHSVDSDQLSFELAGKLGFREAAKKAKPVLLEPIMKLEVLIPEENMGDIIGDLNRRRGIVQNMNSKNNIKVIQALVPLSEMFGYVTVLRTLSSGRGTSVMEFSHYDTVPENVIENIIIENKNRNNSRKN
- the rpsJ gene encoding 30S ribosomal protein S10, which translates into the protein MGHNIKIKLKSYDYNLLDKSAERIVNSVLPTGVVLNGPVPLPTEKKIFTVLRSPHANKKSREQFFLPTHKRLLQIHNASSKTVDALMKLELPSGVEAEIKV